In a single window of the Botrytis cinerea B05.10 chromosome 12, complete sequence genome:
- the Bcsec1 gene encoding Bcsec1, producing MGVSAIDEQRQAILDAIKSITRGDWKVLVIDEATKKIVFSVLKEDDILNENIANVETLESRREMNPGMDAIYLLSPEPHVVDCLLADFERRRYRKSFLVWVALLDPTMRRRIDSSRQAQEQLGGWETLSIDYYPRESHLITFRDPWSFPILFHPACAPLVRDHMQLLAQKITGICVSLGEFPKIRYYRPKNPIHEAAVLCSHLARFVQEELDAYQQYNPSFPPQSNRPQGVLLITDRSMDTLAPILHEFTYQAMAHDLLPIKDHEKVTYTTVLNEGTAQEEEKEMEITEKDKIWVENRHQHMSKTIQKLMSDFKKFIADNPHFANQDAENVNISQIKDMLAGLPQFQEMKEAYSLHLNMAQECMNIFQHHELPEIALAEQTLATGLDEDYRKPKEMGAQIVRLLDNPAVAPKERLRLIILYVIFRDGLITEDLERLLHHSGLPLSEMNEILNLELLGVHTTKKLTDSKTKAVPTPLFPPKPTPTVINEELALSRYETNLQRSLEEITKGTLDPNIFPYTRPPTDPSEEMALQSQASLRSAKPTWARGRSTTPDNMQRIIVFMAGGATYSEARACYEVSKECNRDIFLATSHMLNPNLFLKQVGDLTAGRKQLDLPIDRPKPKAPAYLFKANDPPPAPPAAATPRPQVGLGLPGGPGNAPARSPGAPAPPMKSPGYDSKPLAAGMQQMSLNGAGDGAGHSSGKLEKKKGEDGKEKKKKMGFFRSKK from the exons ATGGGGGTGTCGGCCATTGACGAGCAGCGCCAGG CTATTTTGGATGCCATAAAGTCAATCACTCGAGGCGAC TGGAAGGTGCTTGTTATAGATGAGGCGACCAAAAAGATAGTGTTTAGTGTCCTGAAGGAAGATGACATTCTCAACGAGAATATTGCCA ATGTGGAAACACTAGAAAGCAGGAGGGAAATGAATCCAGGCATGGATGCCATATATCTCCTATCACCCGAACCACATGTTGTCGATTGTTTGTTGGCAGACTTCGAACGTCGAAGATATCGCAAGTCATTCCTAGTATGGGTCGCCCTTCTCGATCCAACGATGCGCCGGCGTATCGATTCCTCTAGACAAGCACAGGAACAGTTAGGCGGCTGGGAGACTCTATCCATAGATTATTACCCTCGCGAGTCGCATCTAATAACATTCAGAGATCCTTGGAGCTTTCCTATCTTATTCCACCCAGCATGCGCCCCTTTGGTGCGCGATCATATGCAACTTCTAGCGCAAAAG ATTACTGGAATCTGCGTTTCCCTAGGGGAATTCCCGAAAATACGTTATTACAGACCTAAAAACCCTATACATGAAGCAGCGGTTCTCTGTTCTCATCTAGCCAGATTTGTTCAGGAGGAGCTTGATGCATACCAGCAATATAACCCCAGCTTCCCACCGCAATCTAATCGGCCTCAAGGTGTTTTACTCATAACCGACAGATCAATGGACACATTGGCACCAATACTGCACGAATTCACATATCAAGCCATGGCACACGACCTCCTTCCAATCAAAGATCACGAGAAAGTCACTTACACAACTGTGTTGAATGAAGGAACtgcacaagaagaagaaaaagaaatggaaattactGAGAAAGATAAGATTTGGGTGGAAAATAGGCACCAACATATGAGTAAAACTATCCAAAAGTTGATGAGCGATTTCAAGAAGTTTATCGCAGATAATCCACATTTCGCCAATCAAGATGCGGAAAATGTCAATATCAGTCAAATCAAAGATATGTTAGCAGGGTTGCCACAATTTCAGGAGATGAAAGAAGCATACTCTTTACATTTGAATATGGCACAAGAATGTATGAACATCTTTCAGCACCATGAGCTCCCGGAAATCGCGTTGGCGGAACAAACTCTAGCCACAGGACTGGACGAAGATTACCGAAAACCCAAGGAAATGGGTGCACAAATTGTTCGTCTATTAGATAATCCAGCTGTTGCTCCCAAGGAACGATTACGACTTATTATACTTTATGTCATATTCCGAGACGGGCTGATTACGGAAGATCTAGAACGTCTTTTACATCATTCTGGGCTTCCCCTCTcagaaatgaatgaaattctAAACCTAGAATTACTAGGGGTACACACCACCAAGAAACTTACAGACTCCAAAACCAAAGCTGTACCAACTCCATTATTCCCACCAAAACCTACACCTACTGTAATCAACGAAGAACTTGCCCTGTCTCGATATGAAACCAATCTTCAACGCAGTCTCGAAGAAATCACCAAAGGGACTTTAGACCCAAATATCTTCCCTTATACAAGACCTCCCACTGACCCCTCTGAGGAAATGGCTCTTCAATCGCAAGCTTCACTTCGTAGCGCCAAGCCTACATGGGCTCGTGGACGTAGTACCACACCAGATAACATGCAAAGAATTATTGTTTTCATGGCAGGTGGAGCTACGTACTCAGAAGCAAGAGCTTGCTATGAAGTTTCAAAGGAATGCAACAGAGATATATTCTTAGCTACCTCGCACATGCTCAATCCTAACTTGTTCCTGAAGCAAGTGGGGGATTTGACGGCTGGAAGGAAGCAATTAGATTTACCAATTGACAGACCAAAACCAAAAGCTCCAGCCTATCTTTTCAAAGCCAACGATCCGCCTCCTGCTCCACCCGCTGCTGCAACACCTAGACCTCAAGTAGGACTCGGATTACCGGGCGGACCAGGGAATGCACCTGCGAGAAGTCCAGGGGCTCCGGCTCCGCCGATGAAAAGTCCAGGATATGACAGTAAACCTTTGGCTGCAGGAATGCAACAGATGTCTCTTAACGGTGCAGGAGATGGAGCTGGCCATTCCTCCGgaaaattggagaagaagaaaggtgaggatggaaaggagaagaagaagaagatgggaTTCTTCAGGAGTAAGAAATAA
- the Bcurb1 gene encoding Bcurb1 — MSKRSSEVVEDGGQAYQKRQRISNVTKTTYTSVDIQSARQLKQTLAFDQDSGRSKHGIQSLKAFLDSFSIADTDNSARITILKEYLESQKPADDEDKSAVFLSDLMQTWSFASQANDESLLSAVPAVLALLLKTLSNILEMAEHGLRLGRTILQKRQLELIARGLTSNKSKEHVISPVLRLLRELSIYDGGALAKQVFRSRDYTFKTLARNLSLKYTGDAVEDRKKPSVRTNALRFLLSIIKFLPTESKRELLNQRDVVMGLTREIRDDPPFVIRDILETLKSGVLQDDALPRDAKSKVVNAISLGRIAALYAYDQEDEEISKGKKAVDEIAHDFLMLACTSPNLGVLNRQNGFYPRGIDADEGHEVDTKAGHIDLGLDSIEWMERFTEKVPVRNTVLSEFIQNLRPWSSLKQSELLLSILESAPELVASYFFTKKSFSLDPKLTATWVGYSAFVFSTLQLPIPQYLGHQERYARLPPPCSIVLESILPQPLTQKVFTRCLNQQHNLISFFAIRILSVAFNKMREILKMYQEAAAASSSIWTQAAERLTDEFCQRVPSIKDVISTFRKLSDTELMQREAVTKLLVLYYEVVPRVALDAKFDVSENLTNALQAIDSTEVSKEDRAFRIMELENLFHFSHFSPGMRWFVKAEGLSVSPFVAMLKLSAEAPAGVPLLKLRSVLNSVVQENQIFQTETTISALDTFIARLKEIQDTPNERRIHEFLDDCVSRCASKPVKYIFSLEELTSKSRDAEKEQSPVSLLILAIAEQWPFLVKSGTDILKDVAEFIARFLAAFIKIGEDKKAIKLITKAMVDGTPEESSARKILDKSRKLVDEIEIPQTSQLATGEPNSTIAKGEISAAEIDEVNATMLKELPEEDHNALVKWVAKDIEEVIEGGYAAALIMLLSSGHFSVRKEALTNISKIGAKLKESSFEEKEQIWLLLCELVETSKKVINIEPLPTIISSFASHSVAVLCDPLHCLYPKINKFLSQGPTWQIDKIPLMYKVLDESPSLDDHHHSEVSWLLDFMLAGLQTPTDMGIFRKRRVFEKLFTLYNNPYLAQGLQEKILKLLFRATTIEGGSTTLITRFSSITWLEVQVALGGGTPLKVLMQRIIDSSDKPRIEGWKKGEKASRTE, encoded by the exons ATGAGCAAACGATCATCTGAGGTCGTTGAGGATGGAGGCCAAGCATACCAGAAGCGCCAAAGAATATCTAATGTCACCAAGACAACTTATACCTCTGTCGACATACAGTCTGCGAGGCAACTGAAGCAGACTCTAGCATTTGACCAAGACTCTGGTCGTTCAAAACATG GTATACAATCTTTGAAAGCGTTTCTCGACAGCTTTTCTATCGCAGACACTGACAACTCGGCCCGAATTACCATTCTCAAAGAATACCTCGAATCGCAAAAGCCTgccgatgatgaggataaaTCAGCCGTTTTCCTCTCCGATCTTATGCAAACTTGGAGTTTCGCATCCCAAGCTAATGAtgaatctcttctctctgcAGTCCCAGCTGTATTGGCATTACTGTTGAAGACTTTATCCAATATACTGGAGATGGCTGAACATGGATTGAGGTTAGGTAGAACGATACTTCAGAAGCGTCAACTAGAATTGATTGCAAGAGGTCTTACATCTAATAAGAGCAAAGAGCACGTAATTTCCCCAGTTCTACGACTCCTTCGAGAACTATCGATTTACGATGGCGGAGCTCTGGCGAAGCAGGTTTTCCGATCAAGAGACTACACCTTCAAGACATTGGCGCGAAATCTTAGCTTGAAATATACAGGAGATGCAGTCGAAGACCGCAAGAAGCCTTCTGTGCGAACCAATGCGCTTCGATTCCTTCTTTCTATCATAAAGTTCCTTCCCACGGAATCGAAACGAGAACTGCTGAATCAAAGGGATGTTGTTATGGGCTTAACGAGAGAAATCAGAGACGACCCTCCATTTGTTATACGCGATATCCTCGAGACTCTGAAATCCGGTGTTCTGCAGGATGATGCTCTACCCAGAGATGCCAAATCGAAAGTTGTAAATGCAATCTCTCTCGGCCGGATAGCAGCGCTGTATGCATATGATCAGGAAGACGAGGAAATTagcaaaggaaagaaagcagTTGACGAGATTGCACATGATTTTCTTATGCTCGCGTGCACATCGCCAAACTTAGGAGTCCTTAATCGTCAAAATGGATTTTATCCCAGAGGAATTGATGCCGATGAAGGCCATGAAGTCGATACCAAAGCTGGTCATATTGACCTCGGGCTAGACAgtattgaatggatggagcGCTTTACAGAGAAGGTTCCAGTCCGCAATACTGTATTATCTGAATTCATCCAAAATCTTCGGCCTTGGTCGAGCTTGAAACAAAGCGAGCTATTATTGTCTATTCTTGAATCTGCCCCAGAGCTTGTCGCAAGCTATTTCTTTACCAAAAAATCGTTTTCGTTGGATCCCAAGCTTACCGCGACGTGGGTTGGATATTCAGCTTTCGTGTTCTCCACCCTACAACTTCCCATCCCTCAATATCTTGGACACCAGGAGCGGTATGCGAGACTACCTCCACCTTGTTCTATTGTGCTGGAAAGTATATTGCCTCAACCATTAACCCAAAAGGTTTTCACACGTTGTCTAAATCAGCAACATAATctcatttccttcttcgcaATACGTATTCTTTCCGTCGCATTCAACAAAATGcgggaaatattgaaaatgtatCAAGAAGCGGCCGCTGCCTCCTCTTCGATATGGACTCAAGCTGCTGAGAGATTGACAGATGAATTTTGTCAACGTGTTCCTTCGATTAAGGATGTCATCAGCACATTCCGAAAGTTGTCAGATACAGAATTGATGCAACGAGAGGCCGTCACTAAGTTACTGGTTCTTTATTATGAAGTGGTTCCACGGGTTGCATTGGATGCTAAGTTTGACGTATCTGAAAATCTTACAAACGCTCTACAAGCTATCGATAGTACCGAGGTATCTAAAGAGGATCGCGCATTTCGAATTATGGAGTTGGAGAATCTGTTCCACTTTTCTCATTTTTCGCCGGGGATGCGATGGTTCGTCAAGGCAGAGGGGCTTTCAGTTTCTCCATTCGTGGCTATGCTTAAATTGTCAGCCGAAGCACCTGCCGGTGTGCCCTTGCTCAAGCTGAGATCTGTTCTGAACTCAGTTGtccaagaaaatcaaattttccaaACTGAGACCACAATCTCAGCACTTGACACGTTCATAGCGAGACTTAAAGAAATCCAGGATACACCTAACGAAAGACGGATCCATGAATTTCTGGATGACTGTGTTTCGAGATGTGCTTCGAAGCCAGTCAAGTACATATTCTCGCTTGAAGAACTGACTTCAAAGTCCCGCGACGCCGAGAAAGAGCAGTCTCCTGTGAGTTTGTTGATACTTGCTATTGCTGAGCAGTGGCCATTTCTTGTCAAGTCTGGAACAGATATTCTCAAAGATGTGGCTGAGTTCATTGCTCGTTTCTTGGCAGCTTTCATAAAGATTGGCGAGGATAAAAAAGCCATTAAATTGATCACCAAAGCCATGGTCGACGGAACACCAGAGGAATCATCAGCTCGAAAGATTCTAGATAAATCCCGAAAACttgttgatgaaattgaaatccCACAAACATCGCAACTAGCCACTGGGGAGCCCAATTCTACAATTGCCAAGGGTGAAATCTCGGCAGCCGAAATCGACGAGGTAAATGCTACAATGCTGAAGGAACTACCCGAGGAGGACCACAATGCATTGGTGAAGTGGGTGGCAAAGGATATAGAGGAAGTCATCGAAGGCGGCTATGCTGCAGCACTGATCATGCTACTATCTTCGGGACACTTCAGTGTCCGCAAGGAGGCATTGACCAATATATCGAAGATTGGAGCCAAACTCAAAGAATCTTCATTCGAGGAAAAGGAACAAATTTGGCTTCTTCTTTGTGAGCTAGTGGAGACATCGAAGAAGGTTATCAATATAGAACCGCTTCCCACCATCATATCATCGTTCGCGTCGCATTCTGTGGCTGTACTATGCGACCCTCTCCACTGTCTTTATCCTAAGATCAACAAGTTCCTTTCTCAAGGCCCAACATGGCAGATTGACAAGATACCTTTGATGTATAAGGTTCTAGACGAGTCGCCAAGTCTTGACGATCACCATCACTCAGAAGTCTCCTGGCTTCTGGATTTTATGCTTGCTGGTCTCCAAACGCCGACAGATATGGGCATATTCCGAAAACGCCGAGTTTTTGAGAAGCTATTCACGTTATATAACAACCCATATCTTGCACAAGGATTACAAGAGAAGATACTCAAGCTGTTGTTTCGTGCAACTACAATCGAAGGAGGAAGCACCACGTTGATTACAAGATTCAGTAGCATTACATGGTTAGAGGTACAAGTTGCTTTAGGTGGCGGTACGCCGCTAAAGGTGTTGATGCAAAGGATTATAGATTCAAGTGACAAGCCAAGAATTGAAGGATGGAAGAAGGGGGAGAAGGCATCGAGGACTGAGTAG